A section of the Bacillus sp. HSf4 genome encodes:
- a CDS encoding immunity 22 family protein, whose protein sequence is MERENYVSLWIGNIQTVDKLNEYVELPYDEEEGDFLPSPFLRDFDIDIDDLDEDFIEKVVHVQNKELLRELICGCSYGDIILSRFEAIQGKQLPKNINSAILLYNFDYEGKRNEIVNNEYTFKFVGSVSYI, encoded by the coding sequence ATGGAACGAGAAAACTATGTATCATTATGGATTGGTAATATTCAAACTGTTGATAAATTAAATGAATATGTTGAATTACCGTACGATGAAGAAGAAGGTGACTTCCTCCCTTCTCCGTTTTTAAGGGACTTTGACATAGATATTGATGATTTAGATGAAGATTTTATCGAAAAGGTTGTTCATGTCCAAAATAAAGAATTGCTGCGCGAATTAATATGTGGTTGCTCATATGGTGATATCATTTTATCTCGTTTTGAAGCTATTCAGGGTAAACAACTTCCGAAGAATATAAACTCTGCTATTTTACTATATAACTTTGATTATGAAGGAAAAAGAAATGAAATTGTTAACAATGAGTATACTTTTAAATTTGTAGGCTCCGTTTCATATATTTAA